The nucleotide window GCTGATGTTGATCGCGTTGTCCAGGCTGAAAAACGCGTCCGGGCTCAGCACGCTGAAGGCGGCGACGATGGCGAGGGCGGCGACGGCCGTGCCGTAACGGCGGGTGAGGCGCGCGACCCCGGGGGTGGGCGCGCGTTTACTGGTCTGCATGATGGCCTCCTGGGACCTCGCCTTCGTGGTAGCACGCCCGCAGCACGGCCTCCTCACGGAGCTCCCCGCCGCTCAGCTCGGCCACGTCGCGCCCCTCGCGCAGCACCAGCGCCCGGTCCGAGACTTCCAGCAGTTCACCGAGGTCCGAGGTGACGATCACGACGCCCGCCCCCTCACTGGCCTGCGCGCGCAGCAGGTGGTGGATGGCGCGCCTCGTCATGACGTCCACCGCCTGCGTGGGCTCGTCGCACAGCCACACGTTGGGACGTCGCGCGAGGGCGCGGGCGAATACGACCTTCTGCTGATTCCCCCCGCTGAGTTCCCCCACGGGCTGCTCGAGACCGCTTGCGCGAATGTTCAAGGCGCGCATGGCGCCCGCGACGGCCTGCCGCTCACGCGTGCGGTGAACGACACCCCAGGAGGTGTGGTCCGCCAGCGTCGCGAGGGTCGTGTTTTCGCGCACGCTGAGGTGGCCCATGAGGCCGTGTCCGCGGCGGTCCTCGGGAATCAGCACCGCGCGCGTGCCCTCGCCCCAACGCACAGTGCCGCCGCTGCGGGCACGCAGCCCGGCCAGCGCCTCAAGCAGCTCCGTGCGCCCCGCGCCCGCGAGGCCGTACACACCCAGCACCTCACCTGCGCTCACGGTCAGCGACACGTCTCGCACCCGGCCGTCTCGGGTGGCGAGGTGTTCCACCGTGAGGAGGGGGCGGCCCGGGGGTGCGGGGACGCGGGTCGGGGCACCCTCCTCGCGCACCGTGGCCTGGCCGGACATGGCTTCGACCAGCCGCGCCGCGTCCGCCTCGCCGCGCCCGAAGCGAGCACTCACCTGCCCGCCGCGCAGCACCGTGAGGTGGTCGGCGAGGTCGAGCACTTCGGCGAGGCGGTGCGAGACGTACAACACGGCCGTACCCTCCTTGCGCAGACGGTGGATCAGCGCGAAGAGCGTGTCCGCGTCATGGTGGGTGAGGGATGCGGTGGGCTCGTCGAGAATGAGGAGGCGGCTGCGCACGAGCACGGCCCGCAGCACCTCGGTCATGGTGCGTTGCGTGGGGGTAAGGTGCTGCGCGAGTTCGTCCAGTGGAACCCGC belongs to Deinococcus apachensis DSM 19763 and includes:
- a CDS encoding sugar ABC transporter ATP-binding protein, translated to MTLGRDPVAAPLLTLRGLNKRFGTQAALQGVDLSLAAGEVHGLVGENGAGKSTLIKVVSGVYAPSAGELLWDGAPTHFTGPDAAQARGIRVLHQDRQLVPGFSVLENLYLGSAYPRRAWGVDWSSMRRAALALQDEWGVRVPLDELAQHLTPTQRTMTEVLRAVLVRSRLLILDEPTASLTHHDADTLFALIHRLRKEGTAVLYVSHRLAEVLDLADHLTVLRGGQVSARFGRGEADAARLVEAMSGQATVREEGAPTRVPAPPGRPLLTVEHLATRDGRVRDVSLTVSAGEVLGVYGLAGAGRTELLEALAGLRARSGGTVRWGEGTRAVLIPEDRRGHGLMGHLSVRENTTLATLADHTSWGVVHRTRERQAVAGAMRALNIRASGLEQPVGELSGGNQQKVVFARALARRPNVWLCDEPTQAVDVMTRRAIHHLLRAQASEGAGVVIVTSDLGELLEVSDRALVLREGRDVAELSGGELREEAVLRACYHEGEVPGGHHADQ